TGCGCACCAGCTTTATAGACGCCAGCCACGGCTACCTGAACGGCACCAGCGTGTTCATGTACCCCGAAGGCCACAAAGAACTTCCTTCTACCTTAACCGTGGTTCCGTTCAAAGGTTGGAGCAGGGTTTCCACGGGTTTGCCGTTGGTGGCTGGCCAGCCTTTCACGTACCGCGCTGAGAACTATGATGTCCTGGCCGATTCGCCTATTGAGATTGGCAACCAGGAGATCCTCACCTTTGAAAGCAACGGGGTAAAGCATGATGTGGCCATGTACGGCGACGCCAACTATGACCCCAAGCGCCTGACCGCCGATATGAAGCGGGTGACCGAGGAAGCCGCCAAAGTTTTTGGCGAGTTGCCGGTAAAGTATTACCTGTTCATTGTCCATAACCTGGCCGCCGGCGGGGGCGGTCTTGAGCACCTGAACTCCACCACTCTGGGGGCCACTCGGACCGCCTACGGCACCGAGCGCGGCTATACCGGTTTTCTGAACCTGGTGGCCCATGAGTATTTCCACCTCTGGAACGTGAAGCGCCTGCGGCCTAAGAACCTGGGTCCTTTTGACTACAACCAGGAGAACTATTCCAACATGCTGTGGGTGTCTGAGGGCTTCACGTCTTACTACGCAGACCTGATCACCCGTCGCGCCGGCATAGTCTCTGAGCGGGAACACCTGGATAAGATTGCCAGCGGCATTACCAGTGTGGAAAACACCCCTGGTAACAAAGTGGTGTCTGCCGCGGAGTCCAGCTTCAATACCTGGATAAAGCAATACCGCCCAGATGAGAACTCCTACAACACCCACCTGTCTTACTACAGCAAAGGCGCGGTTCTGGGCATGCTCCTGGACCTGGAGATCCTGAAAGCCACCAACGGTACCAAAACCCTGGATGATGCCATGAAGGCCCTGTATGACCAGTATTATAAAAAACTGGACCGCGGCTACACTGACCAGGAGTTCCAGAAAGGCATTGAGAAATTCACGGGCCGTTCCATGGATGATTTCTTCAGGAAATACGTGTATGGCTATGAGACCCCGGACTACAACGCGTACCTGGCTACCGTGGGCATCACCCTTACAGACGTGAACAAAAACCAGAACGTGCCTTTGCTGGGGGCGGCCATCTCCACTACCACTGGTAAGCCCGTGGTGACCATTGTTACCCGTAACGGAAGCGCCTGGCAGGCCGGCCTGAACGTGAACGATGAGATCATTGCCATGAATGGCTACCGCGTCTCAGATGACATTAACAAATCCATACCGGCTTATGAAGTTGGGGATGTGGTTGAGCTGGTGATCAGCAGAGGAGGCCAGGTGATGGTCATTCCGGTAAAATTGCTGAAAGACCAGACCCTGAAATACCGCGCAGAGAAAGTGGCCTCGCCTACAGAAGCCCAGAAGAAAGCCTACGAAAAGTGGATCTCCAGCAAATAACGTTTTGAGCCTGTTTTCCTGAAAACACCCCTAAAACAGCTTATCAAACAAAAAGACCTCCTGAACAGGAGGCCTTTTTGTTTTTGCGGGATGAGGGAGGTATCCTTGTTTAAAGACCAGCAGGCTGGATAGAAACGGGCTGTGCCCTTTCGTTTTAAATGGGGGAAACCGTGGTGCGTTTTGAGGCTATTTTTCGTAAAACAGCCTCAAAATGGCTCAGTTTTCCTTTAACTAAAATAAAAAGAGATACTTCCGGAGAAGTGCCAGAAGTATCTCTGAATTAATAGGTTAAAACAAGTCTACACTATTCGTTTCATCTCTAGCTGGCGGGCGGGTTTAATGATGAGCGGTACCTTTTCTATTTTCACGGAGCTGGTATCCAGGCCGAACCATTTGCCTTCTGAGGTGGTGAATTCCTTGATGTAGAAGTAAGACTTCATGATGGTGTTCTCCCAGAAAGGCAGGTCGTTCTCGTAGCTTAGGAATTTCTCCAGCACCACAAACCGGAAGTCACCGATCACGTTCTGCTTGCTCAGGGAGCTATAGCGGCTAGTGATGTCCACTTCGCCATTCTGCACCAGGTCTTCCACTACTTTCCGGAAAAAAAGGTTGATGCGCTGTTCCACCCTGAATCCTAACCTAAAGTCAATACGCACCACATCCCGCTCGGCCAGCACGTTCACCTTGTACTCCATAGTGTAAGGCTCATCCATGGTATTCACGTGAATAAACCAGTAGATATCGGCTCGCTTAGGCCTTTTCTGGAAGATGGAGTAGATGATCTTTGACTCTATCTCAGAAGTGCGCTCGGCACTGGTCATGAACACCAAGTGGGTGGTGTATTTCGGGATGGACTCGTCTTCGCTCAGTTCGCGCAGGGCCGGCACATATTCCTTGATGGGTACGTATTCTGTCAGGCGTTTCTTAATGTAATAAGCCTTGAGCCAGATGTACATCACCGAGATCAGCAGCGTACCAATCACTAGGGTTACCCAACCCCCGTGCGGGAATTTGATGAGGTTGGCCGCCAGAAAAGAACCCTCAATGGCCAGATACACGGCCAGGAAAAGCCCAATCCAGATTTTGGCCACCCGTTTGGTGAGCAGGTAATAGCTGAGCAGGGTGGTGGTCATTAACATGGTCACCGTAATGGCCAGGCCGTAGGCGGCTTCCATGTTAGCCGACTCTTTGAAGTAGAGCACCACGCCCACGCAACCCAGTAGGAGCAGCCGGTTAATGCTGGGCACGTAGATCTGGCCCTTCACGTTGGTAGGGTAGATCAGGCGTACCTTCGGCCACATGTTCAGCCTGATGGCCTCGCCAATTAAGGTGAAGGAACCAGTGATGAGGGCCTGGCTGGCTATAACGGCGGCAATGGTGGCAATGGCAATCCCGAATATGAGGAACCAGTCAGGCATGATTCCATAGAAAGGGTTGGTGGTGTCCAGGGAGGTCAGGTTTTTGCCCTCATACTGCATCAGCCAGGCGCCCTGCCCAAAGTAGTTCAGCAATAGGCAGCTCTTCACAAAAGCCCAGCTGATCCTGATGTTGCCTTTGCCGCAGTGCCCCAGGTCTGAATACAGGGCCTCGGCCCCGGTGGTGCACAGGAAAACGGCGCCCAACAGCCAGAAGCCGCCCGGGTAGTTCACCAGCAGGTCATAGGCGAAGTAAGGGTTTAGGGACTTCAAGATCTCGGGGTGCTCCATTACGGAGAGGATGCCCAGAAAGGCCAGCATGCTAAACCAGATCAACATGACCGGTCCAAAGGCCTTGCCCACAATTTGGGTCCCGAAGCTCTGCATCAGGAAAATAAGCGCCAGAATGCCTATGACAATGGGCACCGTGGGAATTTCTGGATAGATGATCTTGAGCCCTTCAATGGCTGAGGAAACCGAAATGGGGGGCGTGATGATACCGTCGGCCAGCAAGGCGCTTCCACCCACCATGGCCGGAATGGTCAACCACTTGGCATGCCGGCGCACCAAGGCAAAAAGCGAGAAGATGCCGCCCTCGCCCTTGTTATCGGCCCGCAGGGTTAGGATCACATACTTGATGGTGGTTTGCAGGGTAAGCGTCCAGACTACGCAGGAAATTCCGCCGTATACAAGAGTAGCGTTAATGGGGGTGGCCCCAATGATCGCCTTCATTACATACAGAGGAGAAGTGCCTATATCACCGTAAATGATGCCAAGGGCAATAAGTAAACCGGCTCCCGAGATGCGGTGAGCATGGCTGGTGTTGTTCATTTTGAAAAATAAAAAGATTCTACCCGCCAGGGTCAACCA
This Rufibacter radiotolerans DNA region includes the following protein-coding sequences:
- a CDS encoding M61 family metallopeptidase, yielding MQKIIHSWAFAILMLLVVSSSAMAAPAITYRLSMPEPHTHYFEVEMRLAGFKGKNLDLTMPVWAPGSYLIREFPKNVEAFEAQAGGKKVTSSKIDKNTWRVASGGKDVTVTYKVYAYELTVRTSFIDASHGYLNGTSVFMYPEGHKELPSTLTVVPFKGWSRVSTGLPLVAGQPFTYRAENYDVLADSPIEIGNQEILTFESNGVKHDVAMYGDANYDPKRLTADMKRVTEEAAKVFGELPVKYYLFIVHNLAAGGGGLEHLNSTTLGATRTAYGTERGYTGFLNLVAHEYFHLWNVKRLRPKNLGPFDYNQENYSNMLWVSEGFTSYYADLITRRAGIVSEREHLDKIASGITSVENTPGNKVVSAAESSFNTWIKQYRPDENSYNTHLSYYSKGAVLGMLLDLEILKATNGTKTLDDAMKALYDQYYKKLDRGYTDQEFQKGIEKFTGRSMDDFFRKYVYGYETPDYNAYLATVGITLTDVNKNQNVPLLGAAISTTTGKPVVTIVTRNGSAWQAGLNVNDEIIAMNGYRVSDDINKSIPAYEVGDVVELVISRGGQVMVIPVKLLKDQTLKYRAEKVASPTEAQKKAYEKWISSK
- a CDS encoding KUP/HAK/KT family potassium transporter; this translates as MNNTSHAHRISGAGLLIALGIIYGDIGTSPLYVMKAIIGATPINATLVYGGISCVVWTLTLQTTIKYVILTLRADNKGEGGIFSLFALVRRHAKWLTIPAMVGGSALLADGIITPPISVSSAIEGLKIIYPEIPTVPIVIGILALIFLMQSFGTQIVGKAFGPVMLIWFSMLAFLGILSVMEHPEILKSLNPYFAYDLLVNYPGGFWLLGAVFLCTTGAEALYSDLGHCGKGNIRISWAFVKSCLLLNYFGQGAWLMQYEGKNLTSLDTTNPFYGIMPDWFLIFGIAIATIAAVIASQALITGSFTLIGEAIRLNMWPKVRLIYPTNVKGQIYVPSINRLLLLGCVGVVLYFKESANMEAAYGLAITVTMLMTTTLLSYYLLTKRVAKIWIGLFLAVYLAIEGSFLAANLIKFPHGGWVTLVIGTLLISVMYIWLKAYYIKKRLTEYVPIKEYVPALRELSEDESIPKYTTHLVFMTSAERTSEIESKIIYSIFQKRPKRADIYWFIHVNTMDEPYTMEYKVNVLAERDVVRIDFRLGFRVEQRINLFFRKVVEDLVQNGEVDITSRYSSLSKQNVIGDFRFVVLEKFLSYENDLPFWENTIMKSYFYIKEFTTSEGKWFGLDTSSVKIEKVPLIIKPARQLEMKRIV